One Loxodonta africana isolate mLoxAfr1 chromosome 8, mLoxAfr1.hap2, whole genome shotgun sequence DNA window includes the following coding sequences:
- the LOC135227173 gene encoding uncharacterized protein LOC135227173 produces the protein MATGSDDDAVPVHPFSREAKRIVALPAADRHRLALAMLYSPEMRRKRTIRTLCMTVLSAVFPTFKGPVVKVTPVITGEAVTWQMQLYGTPQLSIPEVPDDPEHRLGLYHATLNILIALFKDSRDNSHMRTAENRFKAFKVAVNTDMEHTPYPAINVSAYVIYLSLQPWCHRVLRRILSTKFTGPAEQMMVQVHMVARWSQMTTLSAIKRFLNECDSSLILIPEVKEEIPKFYEAYERLREKTGEWFPYAKAIKHPEAQKVKTAAFPNLASAALYHAAETTPTMRNYRAGKHIRGGLPESTLKSAFERKISREERATLHSLCISGEVSDQVSQTPTEAESSTDDD, from the coding sequence ATGGCGACTGGTTCAGATGACGACGCGGTGCCTGTGCACCCTTTTTCCAGAGAGGCCAAGAGGATCGTTGCTCTGCCTGCTGCTGACAGACATCGGCTTGCCCTGGCAATGCTATACTCTCCAGAAATGAGGCGAAAACGAACTATTAGGACCCTGTGCATGACTGTCTTATCTGCTGTTTTCCCAACCTTCAAAGGTCCTGTTGTCAAGGTCACCCCTGTCATTACTGGAGAAGCAGTTACTTGGCAAATGCAGTTATATGGCACCCCTCAGCTGTCAATCCCTGAAGTTCCCGATGATCCGGAACATAGGCTTGGATTATACCATGCAACGCTGAACATTCTCATCGCTTTGTTCAAGGACTCACGGGACAATAGCCATATGAGGACTGCAGAAAACAGGTTCAAAGCGTTTAAGGTGGCAGTCAATACAGACATGGAGCACACACCGTATCCTGCTATTAATGTGTCTGCTTATGTCATCTACTTGTCTCTTCAGCCCTGGTGTCATAGAGTCTTGCGTAGAATTTTAAGTACCAAATTCACAGGTCCAGCTGAACAGATGATGGTGCAAGTCCATATGGTGGCTCGATGGTCACAGATGACTACTCTCAGTGCTATTAAGAGGTTCCTTAACGAGTGTGATTCGAGCTTGATCCTAATACCTGAAGTAAAAGAGGAGATACCCAAGTTCTATGAAGCATATGAGAGACTTCGTGAAAAAACTGGAGAATGGTTTCCTTATGCCAAGGCAATCAAACACCCTGAAGCCCAGAAGGTGAAGACGGCAGCATTTCCAAACCTGGCATCTGCGGCTCTGTACCACGCAGCAGAGACAACACCAACTATGCGCAACTATAGAGCAGGGAAACACATTAGGGGAGGTCTCCCTGAAAGCACACTCAAAAGTGCTTTTGAGCGTAAAATCTCACGCGAAGAGCGGGCAACACTACACTCCCTATGCATCAGCGGTGAGGTGAGTGACCAAGTGTCACAGACACCGACAGAGGCAGAGTCATCCACAGATGATGATTAA